The proteins below come from a single Candidatus Syntrophosphaera sp. genomic window:
- a CDS encoding SBBP repeat-containing protein, with protein sequence MTEIQTRQRVTSLALVLLMLLAMGFLSALDPQWEWAVSAGGSQFETGMSLARDSSGNIYVTGIFFGTAVFGGTTLVGVQAWDVFVAKLDPEGNWLWATKAAGPGNDFAYGIALDAEDNVYITGSFEQTLTFGNLTYTSAGSSDIFAARLDSSGNWFWVRQVGGTGADVGHAIAADTNGGLYLTGYFCSTVNFGPHVLSSLGNIDIFAAKLDSQGTWPWAASAGGMNDEMGYSIAVDGSGNVCLAGFFRDTATFGTMVLSSSEGASAFAAKLGPAGNWLWATQADGQGQSEAYGIAADNAGNLYLSGYFGGTISFGQINQRSRGGNDIFVAKLDPDGNWIWAIRAGGNDLDEGFSLAIGDQVFLAGVFSGDADFGPHGLVSNGGRDVFAACLDLQGNWLWVLTAGGTESEYGRGILLDPAGYLCLTGSFIGTVSFGQTVLESVLNDYGYPTRDVFVAKIDTGETGISDPSMPEVGDFRLFGPRPNPFNFLTTINCSLERGAELELGIYNLKGQLVKTIARRSFGPGTHSLAWDGCDARGKLCPNGIYLARLKADGHQAGVRKITLLRPP encoded by the coding sequence ATGACTGAAATCCAAACCCGGCAAAGAGTTACAAGCCTGGCCCTGGTATTGCTGATGTTGCTTGCGATGGGTTTCCTATCCGCGTTGGATCCCCAATGGGAGTGGGCGGTGAGTGCTGGAGGCAGCCAGTTTGAAACCGGTATGTCGCTGGCCCGGGACAGCAGCGGAAACATCTATGTGACGGGGATCTTCTTCGGCACTGCTGTATTTGGAGGAACCACGCTGGTTGGCGTGCAGGCCTGGGATGTATTTGTGGCCAAACTCGATCCTGAAGGCAACTGGCTTTGGGCTACAAAAGCTGCCGGCCCGGGCAACGATTTTGCCTACGGGATCGCTCTGGACGCGGAAGATAACGTCTATATCACCGGCTCATTCGAACAAACCTTAACTTTCGGAAACTTAACCTATACCAGCGCTGGCAGTTCCGACATCTTCGCGGCCAGGCTGGATTCCAGCGGTAACTGGTTTTGGGTCCGTCAGGTGGGGGGCACCGGCGCGGACGTCGGACATGCCATAGCCGCGGATACGAACGGCGGTCTGTATCTGACCGGGTATTTTTGTTCGACCGTCAATTTTGGTCCCCATGTCCTCAGTTCCCTGGGCAATATCGATATCTTCGCGGCCAAACTGGACAGCCAGGGAACCTGGCCTTGGGCGGCTAGCGCAGGCGGAATGAATGATGAAATGGGCTATTCAATAGCGGTAGACGGTTCGGGAAACGTCTGTCTGGCAGGTTTTTTTCGTGACACCGCCACTTTCGGGACCATGGTTCTCAGCAGTTCGGAAGGTGCTTCCGCCTTCGCCGCGAAGCTGGGGCCCGCGGGAAACTGGCTCTGGGCGACGCAGGCAGACGGACAGGGCCAGTCGGAAGCTTATGGCATCGCAGCGGATAATGCGGGAAATCTCTATCTGAGCGGATACTTCGGCGGGACCATCTCCTTTGGCCAGATAAACCAGCGGTCCCGAGGTGGGAACGACATTTTCGTCGCCAAGCTCGATCCGGACGGAAACTGGATCTGGGCGATTCGCGCCGGCGGAAACGATCTGGATGAGGGATTTTCCCTGGCGATCGGGGATCAGGTCTTTCTGGCCGGCGTTTTCTCCGGCGACGCGGATTTTGGGCCTCACGGACTGGTCAGCAACGGCGGCAGAGATGTTTTTGCCGCCTGTTTGGATCTTCAGGGGAACTGGCTTTGGGTGCTGACAGCGGGCGGAACTGAATCTGAATATGGCCGCGGCATCCTGCTCGACCCTGCGGGGTATCTGTGTCTGACGGGCAGCTTCATCGGGACTGTTTCCTTCGGGCAAACAGTGCTGGAAAGCGTCTTGAACGATTACGGTTATCCCACCAGGGACGTTTTTGTGGCCAAGATCGACACTGGAGAAACCGGCATCAGCGATCCCTCCATGCCCGAAGTTGGGGATTTCCGGCTATTCGGCCCGCGTCCCAATCCTTTCAATTTTCTGACCACTATAAACTGCAGCCTGGAGCGCGGCGCGGAACTGGAATTGGGGATCTACAACCTGAAGGGCCAGCTGGTGAAAACAATCGCCCGGAGAAGTTTCGGTCCCGGAACCCACAGCCTTGCCTGGGATGGTTGTGACGCACGCGGAAAGCTTTGTCCCAATGGAATTTACCTGGCCCGTCTGAAGGCTGACGGACACCAGGCTGGCGTCAGGAAAATAACTCTGCTCAGGCCACCCTGA